A genomic stretch from bacterium includes:
- a CDS encoding T9SS type A sorting domain-containing protein — MIDGGKDSIIDTININKYGGFMNFGGIGAICGNETTNKIYVCEMYVGNNNILVIDGATNEIVDTLVASGSICVNTITNKIYAGGTNISIINGINDSIIAVVPTGNYITGICVNPTINRIYAVSQYDSTLSVIDGIGDSLIQKISLGRKPTRIAVNPQTNIIYVSCSDAGEVLVLKDNTGVEEKSSPPGRDVATLQISKNPFIKSTVISYSIPATSKVSLALYDVSGRCAKTLVNGEKEAGRYTINLNAKDLKTGVYFVRLTAGHYKEIKKLILMR, encoded by the coding sequence GTGATAGATGGGGGAAAAGACTCAATTATAGATACAATAAATATAAATAAATATGGCGGTTTTATGAATTTTGGGGGAATTGGAGCTATTTGCGGGAACGAAACTACGAATAAAATATATGTATGTGAAATGTATGTAGGTAATAACAATATTTTAGTAATAGATGGAGCAACAAATGAGATTGTAGATACACTAGTTGCCAGCGGGAGTATTTGTGTAAATACAATAACAAACAAAATATATGCAGGGGGGACAAATATATCAATAATAAACGGAATAAATGATTCCATTATAGCCGTAGTGCCTACCGGAAATTATATTACCGGGATATGCGTTAATCCTACAATAAATAGGATATATGCGGTAAGTCAGTACGATAGCACCCTTTCGGTAATAGATGGAATAGGGGATTCGCTGATACAGAAAATATCCTTAGGGAGGAAACCGACCAGGATTGCAGTCAATCCGCAAACAAACATAATATACGTAAGTTGCAGTGATGCCGGGGAAGTGTTGGTATTGAAGGATAATACAGGGGTGGAAGAAAAATCATCACCGCCAGGGCGGGATGTCGCTACGCTCCAAATATCAAAAAACCCGTTTATTAAGTCAACGGTTATAAGTTATTCCATTCCTGCCACAAGCAAAGTTTCATTAGCTCTTTACGATGTTTCCGGGCGTTGCGCGAAGACATTAGTTAACGGGGAGAAAGAAGCGGGAAGGTATACCATTAATCTGAACGCAAAAGATTTAAAAACAGGAGTATATTTTGTAAGACTTACAGCCGGACATTATAAAGAAATAAAGAAACTAATACTTATGAGATAA
- a CDS encoding T9SS type A sorting domain-containing protein: MGKNIVLFFVLFTVIVPNCFGQYMGWTSYTHGGQYVAAVADNGNELWIGTSGGGLIKMNKTTAVMTFYNVSNSGLPDNNVNVLAIAGNNIWVGTNGGLAKFDGTNWIVYDIGLPYNYIRALAIEGSNIWIGADGYNLGLVKFDGTNWTVYNTSNSGLPSNCINALATEGSNIWVGGYNAGLAKFDGTNWTVYNISNSGLPSNYVNTLAIEGNNKWIGTDAGLAKFDDIKWTIYNTLNSGLLSNDIFVITIEGMNKWIGTYCGLVKFNDNNWTIYDTLNSGLPNNDVNALIVEGNNKWVGTRNGLAKFDDINWTIFPTSNSGLPTNDIFTLVIEGTTGDKWIGTGNGLAKLDGTNWTVYNTLNSGLPCDIVSAFVIEGSNKWIGTLWGGLAKFDGTNWTVFNESNSGLPTNDIVALAIEGNKKWIGTLGGGLVKFDGTNWTVYNTSNSELPDNIVRAFAIEVSDIWIGTFGGLAKFDGTNWIVYDTSNSELPDNIVTALAIEEGNLWIGTLWGGLAKFDGDNWTVYDTLNSGLPSNGISNLVVEEGNKWIGTLGGGLAKFDGNNWTVYDTSNSGLPNNFIIGLTIKDNSIWVGTLGGGLAVYNNVGIEEKSSPPGRDVATLQISKNPFIKSTVISYQILAKSKISLKMYDLSGRCVKTLMNGEKETGSYSVNLDAKELKTGVYFVRLTADKYKLTKKLILMK, from the coding sequence ATGGGAAAAAACATTGTTTTATTTTTTGTTCTTTTTACTGTAATTGTCCCTAACTGTTTTGGTCAATATATGGGCTGGACCAGTTATACCCATGGTGGACAATACGTCGCAGCTGTTGCTGATAATGGTAATGAATTATGGATTGGCACTAGTGGCGGTGGACTCATAAAAATGAACAAAACTACCGCGGTAATGACATTTTATAACGTCTCAAATTCCGGATTGCCTGATAATAATGTCAATGTTCTTGCAATAGCTGGGAATAATATCTGGGTTGGCACTAATGGTGGTCTTGCGAAGTTTGACGGAACTAACTGGATTGTGTATGATATTGGTTTACCGTATAACTATATCCGGGCTCTTGCAATAGAAGGTAGTAATATCTGGATTGGTGCGGATGGTTATAACCTTGGTCTTGTGAAATTTGATGGTACCAACTGGACTGTCTATAATACCTCCAATTCCGGGCTGCCTTCTAATTGTATCAATGCTCTTGCAACAGAAGGTAGTAATATATGGGTTGGGGGGTATAACGCTGGTCTTGCAAAGTTTGACGGCACCAACTGGACTGTCTATAACATCTCGAATTCCGGGTTGCCCTCTAATTATGTCAATACTCTTGCAATAGAAGGGAATAATAAATGGATTGGCACTGATGCTGGTCTTGCGAAATTTGATGATATTAAATGGACAATATATAATACCTTAAATTCCGGGTTACTTTCTAACGATATTTTTGTTATTACAATAGAAGGTATGAATAAATGGATTGGGACTTATTGTGGTCTTGTAAAGTTTAACGATAATAACTGGACAATTTATGATACTTTAAATTCTGGATTGCCAAATAACGATGTTAACGCTCTTATAGTAGAAGGAAATAATAAATGGGTTGGTACTCGTAATGGCCTTGCGAAATTTGACGATATAAACTGGACTATTTTCCCAACCTCAAATTCTGGGTTGCCTACCAATGATATCTTTACTCTTGTAATAGAAGGGACGACTGGCGATAAATGGATTGGGACCGGCAATGGTTTAGCAAAGCTTGACGGCACTAATTGGACTGTCTATAATACCTTAAATTCCGGGTTGCCTTGTGACATTGTCTCTGCTTTTGTAATAGAAGGGAGTAACAAATGGATTGGTACTTTGTGGGGAGGTCTTGCGAAGTTTGATGGTACTAACTGGACTGTATTCAATGAATCAAATTCCGGGTTGCCTACTAATGACATCGTTGCTCTTGCAATAGAAGGAAATAAAAAATGGATTGGAACTTTAGGTGGCGGGCTTGTGAAATTTGACGGCACTAACTGGACTGTGTATAACACTTCAAATTCAGAATTGCCCGATAACATTGTCCGTGCTTTTGCAATAGAAGTAAGTGATATCTGGATTGGTACTTTTGGAGGTCTTGCGAAGTTTGATGGTACTAACTGGATTGTGTATGACACTTCAAATTCAGAATTGCCCGATAACATTGTTACTGCACTTGCAATAGAAGAGGGAAATCTTTGGATTGGTACTTTGTGGGGAGGTCTTGCGAAGTTTGATGGTGATAACTGGACTGTATATGATACTTTAAATTCCGGTTTGCCGTCTAATGGTATCTCTAACCTTGTAGTAGAGGAGGGCAATAAATGGATTGGGACTTTGGGGGGAGGACTTGCGAAGTTTGATGGGAATAACTGGACAGTTTACGACACTTCAAATTCCGGGTTGCCGAATAACTTTATCATTGGTCTTACAATAAAAGACAATAGTATATGGGTCGGAACTTTGGGCGGTGGACTTGCAGTATATAATAATGTAGGGATAGAAGAAAAATCATCACCGCCAGGGCGGGATGTCGCTACGCTCCAAATATCAAAAAACCCATTTATTAAATCAACGGTTATCAGTTATCAGATTCTGGCAAAGAGTAAAATCTCATTAAAAATGTATGATTTATCGGGGAGATGCGTAAAGACTTTAATGAATGGAGAAAAGGAAACGGGAAGTTATAGTGTTAATCTGGATGCAAAAGAATTAAAAACAGGGGTATATTTTGTAAGACTTACGGCAGATAAGTATAAACTAACTAAGAAATTAATTTTGATGAAATAA
- a CDS encoding YncE family protein — protein sequence MRKKLNIIIGILFMTLAVQSALAQVEITDSIMLKPTIGVGKTPVAVDVDTIRNKIYVVNQNSNNVSVIDGNADTLVASIAVGDTPVDICVNSVTDKIYVVNKGSNNISVIDGSTGKVVDTITVDTMAFYYENGHIGVNTATNKIYLSNGQKGKISVIDGFTNTVVDTIVIGNYTRGLCINSLTNKVYVAGNGKISIIDGISDTVMDTIPISVSDICLNPITNKIYAIDSYSLFVVNENADTLIKTICVFEYIEAICVNPSTNKVYIVSNGYQKNIAVIDGASDSLIKTVETGLGPSDICVNPVTDKIYTVNGDILVLSGASDEIIATVRYNECPSGICVNPSTNKIYVGNSVSNDVKVIDGTNNTIISTTDVGYYFSDICVDSSTNKIYAALSGFLGGSPKNKNGAGSSANISVIDGVMIRL from the coding sequence ATGAGGAAAAAATTAAATATAATAATAGGAATACTGTTTATGACGTTAGCGGTTCAATCTGCATTGGCACAGGTGGAAATAACGGACAGTATAATGCTTAAGCCAACAATTGGTGTTGGGAAAACCCCTGTGGCAGTTGATGTAGATACTATAAGAAATAAAATATACGTGGTGAATCAAAATAGCAATAACGTTTCGGTAATAGATGGGAATGCCGACACACTTGTAGCTTCAATAGCAGTCGGGGATACACCTGTAGATATATGTGTAAATAGCGTGACCGATAAAATATATGTGGTAAATAAAGGAAGTAACAATATTTCAGTAATAGATGGCTCAACCGGTAAAGTTGTAGATACGATAACCGTAGATACAATGGCATTTTATTATGAAAATGGGCATATAGGCGTAAATACAGCAACGAATAAAATATATTTATCCAATGGGCAAAAAGGTAAAATATCTGTAATAGACGGTTTTACTAATACCGTTGTGGATACCATAGTGATTGGAAATTATACGAGAGGACTTTGTATTAATTCACTAACAAATAAAGTATATGTAGCAGGTAATGGCAAAATCTCAATAATAGATGGCATCAGCGATACTGTTATGGATACAATCCCGATTTCTGTATCTGACATATGTTTGAATCCTATAACAAATAAAATATATGCAATAGATAGTTATAGTCTTTTTGTAGTAAATGAGAACGCTGACACACTTATAAAAACAATCTGTGTTTTTGAATATATTGAAGCTATATGTGTAAATCCTTCAACGAATAAAGTATATATAGTAAGTAACGGTTATCAGAAAAATATTGCAGTAATAGATGGAGCCAGTGATTCACTAATAAAAACAGTAGAAACGGGTTTAGGCCCTTCTGATATATGTGTAAATCCCGTAACGGATAAAATATATACGGTAAACGGCGATATCCTAGTATTATCGGGGGCAAGTGATGAAATTATAGCAACAGTCAGATACAATGAATGCCCTTCCGGTATATGTGTAAACCCGTCAACGAATAAAATATACGTGGGGAACTCTGTAAGTAATGATGTTAAAGTAATAGACGGGACAAACAATACGATCATTTCTACGACAGATGTCGGGTATTATTTTTCCGACATATGTGTAGATTCTTCTACAAATAAAATATATGCAGCATTAAGCGGATTCTTAGGCGGATCCCCAAAAAATAAAAATGGTGCCGGAAGTTCTGCGAATATTTCAGTAATAGACGGAGTAATGATACGGTTATAA
- a CDS encoding T9SS type A sorting domain-containing protein, whose product MKKVFGFFGMVVGLGIFTAPEIVNAQTLETTIYLPESNSAIVRPTALFNYVNNKLYIGGGNNNRIVVIDGSTNMLLPVIDIPGGTTPYTYYSLPMFLNPTGNKLYCSRYGYSTAFTNVIDCATNTLKKTIPYYGEFYAFNSTNNKIYANGSDTVFILDGVGDTLIKKMALPFSTGLTWNPVSNRVYCNTRSSAQNMRIIDGVGDTVFGTLPVIYNNGIVCNNIDNKAYCPSSNCLYVIDGVTDVITDSIVTGGCLITWNPKTDKIYASRNNDNGILIIDCKGDTIIDSLPTSSHPYIWLCDTIENQIYFNVAETTFVLDSKTDVIASQFHFNVGYVPVKWNPVENKYYRFYVGHSSYNPNSDNVKIMDGFGDTLITDKLLGVWPSALLWHSKNNKVYCLSAPDSTYIDGHIAVIDGATNLPIKALKIKGFATAFVWNSTNDKIYIGHDRYGGIEVLDCATDSIVDTISTGLGAIYAMVWDSVYNKIYCGNYYNLVVIDGASNTITKNMAVGSGIMAWNPVSSKLYCSGYGSIKIIDLPADTIMGSLDFWNGDIAVNTSNNKVYCSAYDSLVVIDGKGDTVITTLHNPYGNGKLAYNSTNNKIYYAINDTTMIIDCAGDTVIKTIPVGISYNNGYDYCCGSIFWDSKNNSAYLTNSDSEVTVIDGKLDKVLTSLKVGTSPCAFALNQTNNRIYVANYHSSNLTVISGIIGIEENAPQPGWNVATLQITKNPFIKSTLISYQIPLKGKVSLKLYDISGSCVKTLINEEKTAGTYNITLNAKELKTGVYFVRLTVGGNKETKKLILMK is encoded by the coding sequence ATGAAAAAAGTATTTGGATTTTTTGGGATGGTTGTAGGATTAGGAATTTTTACAGCACCCGAAATCGTAAATGCCCAGACCTTAGAAACCACGATTTATCTACCTGAGAGCAATTCAGCAATAGTAAGACCAACTGCTTTATTTAATTATGTCAATAATAAATTATATATTGGTGGGGGAAACAATAATAGGATAGTTGTAATTGACGGCTCAACTAATATGTTATTACCCGTGATAGACATTCCCGGGGGAACTACTCCCTATACGTATTATTCCCTGCCTATGTTTTTGAATCCAACAGGAAATAAGCTATATTGCAGTAGGTATGGTTATTCTACTGCTTTTACTAATGTTATAGATTGCGCAACCAATACCCTAAAAAAGACCATTCCGTATTATGGCGAGTTTTATGCATTTAACTCTACTAACAATAAAATTTATGCCAATGGATCTGACACTGTCTTTATATTAGATGGAGTAGGAGATACGCTAATCAAGAAAATGGCTCTTCCTTTTAGTACCGGTCTGACATGGAATCCCGTAAGCAACAGAGTATATTGTAATACCCGTTCAAGCGCACAGAATATGAGAATAATTGATGGCGTAGGGGATACGGTATTCGGTACTTTACCTGTAATTTATAATAATGGCATTGTTTGTAATAATATTGATAACAAGGCATATTGCCCCTCCTCAAACTGTCTCTATGTGATAGATGGTGTTACTGATGTAATTACTGATAGTATTGTAACCGGGGGATGCTTAATAACATGGAATCCTAAGACTGATAAGATATATGCATCCAGAAACAACGACAACGGTATCCTTATAATTGACTGCAAAGGAGATACGATAATTGATAGTCTCCCAACAAGCTCACATCCGTATATATGGCTGTGCGATACAATAGAAAATCAAATATATTTTAATGTCGCGGAAACAACTTTTGTGCTTGACAGCAAGACTGATGTAATCGCATCCCAATTCCATTTCAATGTGGGATATGTTCCTGTAAAATGGAACCCGGTGGAGAACAAGTATTATAGATTCTATGTTGGACATAGTAGTTACAATCCCAACTCAGACAATGTCAAAATAATGGATGGCTTTGGAGATACGCTTATTACGGATAAATTGTTGGGAGTATGGCCGTCTGCTCTTTTATGGCACAGTAAAAACAATAAAGTATATTGTTTAAGCGCTCCCGATTCTACTTATATAGATGGTCATATAGCGGTAATAGATGGAGCAACAAACTTGCCAATCAAAGCCCTGAAGATAAAAGGATTCGCTACTGCTTTTGTCTGGAATTCTACGAATGATAAAATATATATTGGACATGATAGATATGGAGGGATTGAAGTATTGGATTGCGCTACCGATTCTATTGTTGATACGATTTCAACCGGTCTCGGTGCGATTTATGCAATGGTATGGGATTCTGTTTATAATAAAATATATTGCGGCAACTATTATAATTTGGTTGTAATAGACGGTGCAAGCAATACTATTACAAAAAATATGGCGGTGGGAAGCGGAATTATGGCATGGAACCCGGTAAGTAGTAAACTATATTGTTCCGGTTATGGCAGTATTAAGATAATAGACTTGCCGGCAGATACCATTATGGGTAGTCTTGATTTCTGGAACGGTGACATTGCGGTAAATACTTCTAATAATAAAGTATATTGTTCTGCGTATGATTCCCTGGTAGTTATAGACGGTAAGGGAGACACAGTTATTACGACTTTGCATAATCCTTATGGGAATGGGAAACTGGCTTACAATTCAACGAATAATAAAATATACTATGCGATTAATGATACGACAATGATAATAGATTGCGCGGGAGATACGGTAATTAAAACTATACCCGTTGGCATTTCTTATAATAATGGTTATGATTATTGTTGTGGTAGTATTTTCTGGGACTCAAAAAACAATTCCGCATATCTTACTAACAGTGACAGTGAAGTTACTGTGATAGACGGCAAACTTGATAAAGTGTTAACTTCCCTAAAAGTAGGAACATCCCCCTGCGCATTTGCATTGAATCAGACAAACAATAGAATATATGTAGCGAATTATCATAGTAGTAATTTGACTGTAATAAGCGGGATAATTGGAATAGAAGAAAATGCGCCACAGCCAGGATGGAATGTCGCTACGCTCCAAATAACTAAGAATCCGTTTATTAAATCCACACTTATTAGCTATCAGATTCCGCTTAAAGGTAAAGTGTCATTAAAGCTTTATGACATTTCCGGTAGTTGTGTGAAAACTTTAATAAATGAAGAAAAAACTGCTGGAACTTATAATATTACTCTGAACGCGAAAGAATTAAAGACGGGAGTATACTTTGTGAGACTAACAGTTGGCGGGAATAAAGAAACGAAGAAATTGATATTGATGAAATAA
- a CDS encoding T9SS type A sorting domain-containing protein, whose translation MRKLNVLIVFAITILSQCVWAKLSVVDSILLSPQAGNGLNPCAVAVNPTTNKIYVANQSSNNVSIIDGTTNSLITTTTVGPSYPAGICVNSTTNKIYVTSGGNNVSVIDGASNLVIDTITVGNSPGGICVNPTTNKIYVANYNSNNISVIDGATDSVVDSIIGFGYGPFAISVNPTTNKIYVANYQGNNVSVIDGTTDSIVAIIPVGYYPAGICANPTTNKIYVANSYYLGASVSVIDGTTDTVTATKAVMGRPDGICVNPMTNKIYVVNSSNKYTVVIDGTNDAIVATIVVGSSPSSVCVNPTTNKIYVANGWSNNVSVIDGNNNSVIATVTVGAGSCPYGISVNPTTNKIYVANWNSHNVSVIDGTNNSMVAVVPINWSYPGEICVNPTTNKIYVADCNGGYGTSVIDGSNDSVIATTTKGDTHDGICVNHLTNRVYATTSNYVSVIDGTNDTVMANVGTGTGLYAICVNPTTNRVYATSDWNNNVVVIDGATNSVVDTISVVSCSRGICVNPMTNMVYATNWDSSSVSVIDGATNLVIDTVIVGSHPRGISVNPVTNKIYVVSLWTNMVSVINGSNNSVIQTVPVGSIPFSIAVNPQDSLIYVSCYATERVWVLKEDGIGVEENSNPKAQIQNAKLQLSQNPFVKSTFIKYQIPATSKVSLTLYDISGSCVKTLVNEEKPAGSYNITLNAKELKTEIYFVRLTAGNFKETKKLVLMK comes from the coding sequence ATGAGAAAATTAAATGTCCTTATAGTATTTGCAATTACAATTCTGAGTCAATGTGTATGGGCGAAGTTATCAGTAGTTGACAGTATATTGTTAAGTCCTCAAGCAGGAAATGGGTTAAATCCATGTGCAGTAGCCGTAAATCCGACAACAAACAAAATTTACGTAGCAAATCAGAGTAGTAATAATGTTTCAATAATTGACGGGACAACTAATTCACTCATTACTACCACAACCGTTGGACCTTCTTATCCGGCTGGTATATGTGTAAATTCCACAACAAATAAGATTTATGTAACGAGTGGTGGAAATAATGTTTCCGTAATTGATGGCGCAAGTAACTTAGTTATAGATACCATAACTGTCGGGAATTCTCCTGGGGGAATATGCGTAAACCCAACAACAAATAAAATTTATGTGGCAAATTATAATAGCAATAATATTTCAGTAATTGATGGAGCAACTGATTCAGTTGTAGATTCTATAATTGGATTTGGATATGGGCCTTTTGCTATATCTGTAAACCCAACAACAAATAAAATTTATGTGGCAAATTATCAGGGAAATAATGTTTCCGTAATTGATGGAACAACTGATTCAATCGTTGCTATAATCCCCGTAGGATATTATCCTGCAGGTATATGTGCAAATCCAACGACAAATAAAATTTATGTAGCAAATAGTTATTATCTTGGCGCAAGTGTTTCCGTAATTGATGGAACAACTGATACGGTTACGGCTACAAAAGCCGTAATGGGTAGACCCGATGGTATCTGTGTAAATCCAATGACAAACAAAATCTATGTAGTAAATAGTAGTAATAAGTATACTGTAGTAATTGACGGGACAAACGACGCAATTGTGGCTACGATAGTTGTTGGATCTTCTCCCAGCAGTGTATGTGTAAATCCAACCACAAATAAAATCTATGTAGCGAACGGCTGGAGCAACAACGTTTCAGTAATTGACGGGAATAATAATTCAGTTATTGCCACGGTAACTGTTGGAGCCGGGTCTTGTCCTTATGGCATAAGCGTAAACCCAACCACAAATAAAATCTATGTGGCAAATTGGAACAGTCATAATGTTTCAGTAATTGACGGAACGAATAATTCAATGGTTGCCGTTGTCCCCATTAACTGGTCTTATCCCGGTGAGATATGTGTAAATCCAACAACAAATAAAATTTATGTGGCAGATTGCAATGGTGGTTATGGTACTTCAGTAATTGATGGCTCAAATGATTCGGTGATTGCCACAACAACTAAAGGGGACACCCATGATGGGATATGTGTAAACCATTTGACAAACAGGGTCTATGCGACTACTAGTAATTACGTTTCAGTGATTGATGGGACAAATGATACAGTTATGGCTAATGTAGGAACCGGGACTGGGCTTTATGCTATATGTGTAAACCCAACAACAAATAGAGTTTATGCAACAAGTGACTGGAATAATAATGTTGTGGTAATTGATGGGGCAACTAATTCAGTTGTTGATACCATATCTGTTGTATCTTGTTCTCGGGGAATATGTGTAAACCCTATGACAAACATGGTCTATGCGACAAACTGGGATAGTAGTAGTGTTTCAGTAATTGATGGAGCAACTAATTTGGTAATTGACACAGTAATTGTTGGATCTCATCCTCGGGGAATATCTGTAAACCCTGTGACAAATAAAATCTATGTAGTAAGTCTATGGACTAATATGGTTTCAGTAATTAATGGCTCAAATAATTCGGTAATACAAACAGTGCCTGTGGGAAGTATCCCGTTTTCTATTGCAGTTAACCCGCAAGATAGCCTGATATATGTAAGTTGCTATGCTACAGAGAGGGTTTGGGTGCTTAAGGAGGATGGAATAGGAGTAGAAGAAAACTCCAATCCAAAAGCCCAAATTCAAAATGCAAAATTACAACTCTCCCAAAACCCATTTGTTAAATCAACATTTATCAAATATCAAATACCCGCCACAAGTAAAGTTTCGTTAACCCTTTATGATATTTCCGGCAGTTGTGTGAAAACATTAGTGAATGAAGAGAAACCTGCAGGCTCTTATAATATAACTTTAAACGCAAAAGAACTAAAAACAGAAATATATTTTGTGAGACTGACGGCAGGTAACTTTAAGGAGACAAAGAAGTTGGTTTTGATGAAGTAA